Within Massilia litorea, the genomic segment GTCTAACAAGTTGATGAACATTTGCGGGAGCATCCGCTTGCAGGCCGCGAACCCTAAGGCAAGTAAACCCCCAGCTGCCATGCTCGCCAGCACGGCGCCAAAGACCCCGTCCATGCCGAGAAATGCGCCGATCATTCCCATCAGTTTCACATCGCCAGCGCCCATGACACCGAGCGCATACATCGGAAGAAGGGTTGCCATCCCCACGGCGAGGCCTGAAAGCGCAAAAACAGCGCCTTCGCCCTGCAAGGAAATGGAATGGAAGGCAAGAGCACCAGTCATACCTGTGGCGACCAGCCAATTGGGAATTCGGCGTTCGCGTATGTCGACGGCAGTGGCGATAAGCAGGAGCAGAACGAGCACGCCAATCTGTATCGGTACAATATACAAACCGGACAAACGCAGTTGACCGGTAGTGATCTCGATTAGGGCTGGCATAAACTGCTCGCTTGGCTAGTTAAAGCCCCACCCCGGCTGGGGTGGGGCAGGGCGCGTCTTAAGGCGCTGCTCCTGCTGCTGGGACAGTCAGTTTGCTTTGGATGTAGTTAAAGATGCCATCGAGCTTAGTGCCCACCAGGGTCACGGAGCCGATGATCACCACCGCGATCAGCGCTGCGATCAGGCCATATTCGATAGCGGTGACACCGTCTTCTTCTTGCATGAAGTTCTTGATCATTTCCATGATGTTTCTCCCAGGATAAAGATTAGTTTGGTTAGAGGCTTTGAAACCAGCGCCGCGCCGGACCGTCGTCCCAGTGCTACACCACCGCGATGACCACGAGGATGCAAATCACTGCCACGAGCGACCAGACCAGGGCATGTTCGTACGGCGAACTGCCTGTTGCGGCCTGGATGAAATCGATGAAGGCGAGCGGAAGATTGTCGAGAAGGTCCATGTGTTTGCCGTCCACAGTCTGCCGCCCATCGTTCGGATCTCATTCAGGCTGCAAGTCAGCGCTGATGGATACACTGTAGGTCACGGCTGACACCGGCGCATCGCACAATCGCCCTTGAAAAGGACAGACATTTGCATCGATTTTGTGGTGCAGACCCGTGACAAATGTCATGGGTCGCGTAGGACTAGCCGGACAGCTATCCGGCCGCGCGCGGGGCGCTGTGCTTGCTGGCGTAGACGTAGAGTTCGAGGCGGTTGCTCACCCCGAGCTTCTTGTAGATGGTGACGAGATAATTGCGCAGCGTGTGTTCCGAGATGAACAGGCTGTCCGCCAGCGCCTGGTTGGTGACACCGCTGCCGGCCACGATGGCGTCGACGATGCGGCGCTCCTTCGGGGTCAGCGAATCGAGTTTTTCCTGGTGTGGGTCGCGCCGCGCCGGCGCGCGTGCGCGGGTCAGTTCGCCGAAGATGCGCGCCATCATGTCCTGGCCCACCCACATTTCTCCCTGATGTACCTTCTCGATCGCGCGCAGCACTACTTCCGCCGGCGCGTCCTTGCGCAGCACGCCGCGCGCCCCGGCCAGGATCGCGCGGTCGAGCGTGGCCTGGTCGCGCATGCCGGTGAAGACGAGCGCACGCGAGATGCCGCTCACGAGCAGCGCCGGCAGGAAGTCGAGCGAGCACTCGCCGTTCAGGTCGATGTCGAGCAGGATCACGTCGGGTCCGTGCATGGCCGCCTGCGCCAGGGCTTCCTCGCGGTTGCCGGCGGTGGCGACC encodes:
- a CDS encoding A24 family peptidase → MPALIEITTGQLRLSGLYIVPIQIGVLVLLLLIATAVDIRERRIPNWLVATGMTGALAFHSISLQGEGAVFALSGLAVGMATLLPMYALGVMGAGDVKLMGMIGAFLGMDGVFGAVLASMAAGGLLALGFAACKRMLPQMFINLLDILRHFHIKHMTRSITAPMAPVASIGKMPYAVAITAGTLAQLTFLHL
- a CDS encoding Flp family type IVb pilin, producing the protein MEMIKNFMQEEDGVTAIEYGLIAALIAVVIIGSVTLVGTKLDGIFNYIQSKLTVPAAGAAP
- a CDS encoding response regulator; amino-acid sequence: MPLTVPVPITVLLVDDHKTMLWGLERLVGGERSGMKVVATAGNREEALAQAAMHGPDVILLDIDLNGECSLDFLPALLVSGISRALVFTGMRDQATLDRAILAGARGVLRKDAPAEVVLRAIEKVHQGEMWVGQDMMARIFGELTRARAPARRDPHQEKLDSLTPKERRIVDAIVAGSGVTNQALADSLFISEHTLRNYLVTIYKKLGVSNRLELYVYASKHSAPRAAG